Proteins found in one Maridesulfovibrio sp. genomic segment:
- the alr gene encoding alanine racemase, protein MTIAYNTFEVEVDLNAIRHNYRLLREKGSNVYGVVKADAYGHGLFEVARALEAEGADTFAVGTVGEGMQLRKSGCSKRIISLLGPLNEEDCFNAFQSSIIPFIGEFEQLEMLTGVASAQGRRVEICLKFDTGMSRLGFGVHEIDDLIDWLKKNPEVSPVLASSHLATSDDPAYEGYISKQAGTFSDILQRLGNAGYELEASLANSAGILVHDQLHYSAQRGGIAMYGSNPLLGTKWSEAGNDLKPAMQVRTKVASVRKLKKGQAISYGCTYTAERDMTVAVVCAGYADGYSRGLSNAGQVCIHGKRARILGRVCMQLCIVDVSHIEDVKFGDSVYLLGGEGEGRISAEDLAGWWQTITYEVFCLLGMNPRTYKK, encoded by the coding sequence ATGACTATCGCATATAATACTTTTGAAGTTGAAGTTGATTTAAATGCCATTCGTCACAACTATCGATTGCTGCGTGAAAAAGGCAGCAATGTCTACGGAGTGGTCAAGGCCGATGCCTACGGGCATGGCTTGTTTGAAGTTGCCCGCGCGCTTGAGGCAGAAGGCGCGGATACATTTGCTGTCGGTACAGTGGGTGAAGGAATGCAGCTAAGAAAAAGCGGCTGCTCAAAAAGAATAATTTCTCTGCTTGGACCGCTGAACGAGGAAGATTGTTTTAATGCGTTCCAGAGCAGCATCATTCCGTTCATAGGAGAATTTGAGCAGCTGGAAATGCTGACCGGCGTGGCTTCTGCACAAGGACGTCGTGTTGAAATCTGCCTTAAGTTCGATACCGGCATGTCCCGGCTTGGATTCGGTGTTCACGAAATTGATGACCTTATTGACTGGCTGAAGAAAAATCCGGAAGTCAGTCCGGTTCTGGCCAGTTCTCATCTTGCCACTTCTGATGATCCGGCTTACGAGGGATACATCTCCAAGCAGGCGGGAACTTTTTCAGATATTTTGCAGCGCCTTGGTAATGCCGGTTACGAATTGGAGGCTTCACTTGCCAACTCCGCCGGAATACTTGTTCATGATCAGCTTCACTATTCCGCTCAGCGCGGAGGTATCGCCATGTACGGCTCCAACCCTTTACTGGGAACAAAGTGGAGTGAAGCGGGGAACGATCTGAAACCTGCCATGCAGGTACGCACCAAGGTCGCATCTGTACGCAAGCTTAAGAAGGGACAGGCCATCAGCTATGGCTGCACCTACACAGCAGAGCGCGATATGACTGTGGCAGTTGTTTGCGCTGGATATGCGGATGGATACAGCCGCGGGCTTTCCAATGCCGGGCAGGTCTGTATTCATGGGAAACGGGCCAGGATTCTTGGCCGGGTCTGCATGCAGCTGTGCATAGTCGATGTAAGTCATATTGAGGATGTGAAATTCGGTGATTCTGTTTACCTGCTTGGCGGCGAGGGCGAAGGACGCATCAGCGCGGAAGACTTGGCCGGATGGTGGCAGACTATTACGTATGAAGTTTTTTGTCTTCTGGGGATGAATCCGAGGACATATAAAAAATAA
- a CDS encoding CBS domain-containing protein translates to MYVGLKMLKDFVTVTPDTLVKEADKILEDNQLWMLLVKEGDDLVGYVTKEDVRAALPSVISSLDKHELNYLLSKLTVREVVRKTITTIPPETEIEAAADLMFEMNLSGLAVVDEAKNLIGYINRNKMLELLVEEMGLKQGGSRIVVDVEERTGVLYEVAGIISNMKYSIISTGLFHHNNRRMVVVRVDTEDASPIVAALQERGYMVVGPEDFMSEWTGK, encoded by the coding sequence ATGTATGTGGGACTGAAAATGCTCAAGGACTTTGTGACCGTAACCCCTGACACTCTGGTAAAGGAAGCGGACAAAATTCTGGAAGACAATCAGTTGTGGATGCTTCTTGTCAAAGAGGGCGACGACCTCGTGGGCTATGTCACCAAAGAGGATGTCCGTGCGGCCCTTCCTTCAGTGATCAGCTCATTGGACAAGCATGAACTGAACTATCTTCTCAGCAAGCTGACCGTCAGAGAGGTGGTGCGTAAAACCATTACTACCATTCCTCCGGAAACTGAGATTGAAGCTGCTGCGGATCTGATGTTTGAAATGAATCTTTCAGGGCTGGCTGTCGTCGATGAAGCAAAAAATCTCATCGGCTACATCAACCGCAACAAAATGCTTGAATTGCTGGTTGAAGAAATGGGCCTTAAGCAGGGCGGCTCTCGTATTGTTGTAGATGTAGAGGAGCGGACCGGAGTGCTTTATGAAGTGGCCGGTATTATCTCTAACATGAAGTACAGTATTATCAGCACCGGTCTTTTTCACCATAACAATCGCAGGATGGTGGTTGTGCGTGTGGACACGGAAGATGCCTCTCCCATCGTGGCGGCTCTTCAGGAACGCGGCTACATGGTTGTCGGCCCTGAAGATTTCATGTCTGAGTGGACAGGAAAATAA
- a CDS encoding iron-sulfur cluster carrier protein MrpORP: MSDHACGSCSSSGSGCSSGCSEGCSPEDMKLNKALSRIKHKIVVISGKGGVGKSTVATNIAVALSLAGKQVGLLDVDVHGPSVPRLLSLENEKPHIGHEVIEPISWSSNLWVMSLGFMLPSKDDPVIWRGPVKIGLIKQFVQDVAWNDLDFLVVDCPPGTGDEPLSALQTLGTDAQAVIVTTPQGVAVDDVRRSVNFCKQVGNPVLGIVENMSGFVCPDCGSIHNIFNSGGGEELAKETGVKFLGRIPLDPEVGRSGDEGYPIIRTDHEGPTGKALNTIIKPMLNLTETLQENNEMPKPDEFEAKNGMVRIAVPVAAGKLCMHFGHCEQFAIMDVDVASKGIVATNMETPPPHEPGVLPKWIADQGVQLVLAGGMGSRAQSLFTDAGVKVIVGSPAEAPENVVSSYLAGTLETGANTCDH, translated from the coding sequence ATGAGCGATCACGCATGCGGAAGCTGCTCTTCCTCCGGGTCCGGATGTTCCTCCGGTTGTTCTGAAGGATGCAGCCCTGAAGATATGAAGCTGAATAAAGCCCTTTCCAGAATTAAACACAAGATCGTGGTTATTTCCGGTAAAGGCGGAGTTGGTAAAAGTACTGTGGCAACAAACATCGCAGTGGCTCTTTCCCTCGCAGGGAAACAGGTAGGACTGCTTGATGTTGATGTACACGGCCCCAGTGTTCCCCGACTGCTCAGTCTTGAAAACGAAAAGCCGCACATCGGCCATGAAGTGATTGAACCCATCTCCTGGTCCAGCAATCTCTGGGTCATGTCTCTGGGCTTTATGCTGCCCAGCAAAGATGATCCGGTCATCTGGCGCGGTCCGGTAAAAATCGGCCTGATCAAGCAGTTTGTGCAGGACGTAGCCTGGAACGACCTAGATTTCCTCGTAGTAGACTGCCCTCCGGGAACCGGAGATGAACCTCTTTCCGCCCTGCAGACCCTTGGAACCGACGCTCAGGCTGTTATCGTGACCACCCCTCAGGGCGTGGCGGTTGATGATGTTCGTCGCTCTGTAAACTTCTGCAAGCAGGTCGGTAACCCTGTTCTCGGTATTGTTGAGAACATGAGCGGATTCGTCTGCCCCGACTGTGGTAGCATACATAATATTTTCAATTCCGGTGGCGGTGAAGAACTTGCCAAGGAAACCGGTGTAAAATTCCTCGGACGTATTCCTCTTGATCCGGAAGTGGGACGTTCCGGTGATGAAGGTTACCCAATCATCCGCACCGACCATGAAGGTCCTACCGGCAAGGCATTGAATACCATCATCAAACCGATGTTGAATCTCACTGAAACATTACAGGAGAACAATGAAATGCCTAAACCCGATGAGTTTGAAGCCAAAAACGGCATGGTGCGCATCGCAGTTCCCGTTGCAGCAGGTAAGCTTTGCATGCATTTCGGTCATTGTGAGCAGTTTGCTATCATGGATGTGGATGTTGCCTCCAAGGGTATCGTCGCAACCAACATGGAAACTCCCCCGCCCCACGAACCGGGCGTACTTCCCAAGTGGATCGCCGATCAAGGCGTTCAATTGGTACTGGCCGGCGGCATGGGATCCAGAGCACAGTCCCTATTCACTGATGCCGGCGTGAAAGTCATTGTCGGTTCTCCTGCTGAAGCACCTGAAAACGTTGTCTCCAGCTACCTCGCAGGCACCCTTGAAACAGGTGCTAACACCTGCGATCACTAA
- a CDS encoding ABC transporter substrate-binding protein — protein sequence MKIFRLIPVLSVLILILCFSAGCSKDKLAGEFKVGIVAVTSGELFRKGNYIVTAARYGANKVNRDGGLTLGGRSYTVKLIPADSNGDPVIAAKVATRLIEKDKVSAIVGAASSKVALAVAEVCEQHKVPFITPVAGTNRLTSFKYSFRVSYTNNVQGQALALFVKQDLGQKDVGILFASASPYSSELARIFRDDYQNSGGRVVAFENFKSGQRDFSVQLKKIIDSGARILFLPNNTKAVQLQVAQARKLGFKGILMGSDSWDSIELQRNPLFKNSYYTDHWILNSPIRGAASFEKSYRKENGADPTELEALTYDAVTSLFASAKIAGSLNPVAIHDALVDMPPFQGVTGTFDYNDNGDPDKDVIISTFRNGKIAVQRVIDLK from the coding sequence ATGAAAATATTCAGGCTCATCCCGGTACTTTCTGTATTGATTCTTATCCTTTGTTTCAGCGCCGGATGCTCGAAGGATAAATTGGCCGGGGAATTCAAGGTCGGGATAGTTGCGGTCACCAGCGGAGAGCTTTTCAGAAAGGGCAATTATATAGTTACCGCCGCTCGCTACGGAGCAAATAAAGTCAACCGGGACGGAGGACTCACGCTTGGCGGCCGATCATATACAGTAAAACTTATTCCGGCGGATAGTAACGGAGATCCGGTAATTGCCGCCAAAGTCGCAACCCGGCTGATAGAAAAGGATAAAGTCTCAGCTATCGTCGGAGCGGCTAGCAGTAAAGTGGCTTTGGCTGTCGCAGAGGTGTGTGAGCAACACAAGGTTCCTTTCATCACACCTGTAGCCGGAACCAACAGGCTTACATCCTTTAAATATTCTTTCCGTGTTTCCTATACCAATAATGTTCAGGGGCAAGCACTGGCTCTCTTTGTAAAGCAGGATCTGGGGCAAAAGGATGTAGGAATACTTTTCGCTTCCGCCAGTCCCTACAGTTCTGAACTGGCCCGTATATTTAGGGACGATTACCAGAATAGCGGCGGACGGGTCGTGGCATTTGAAAATTTTAAGAGCGGTCAGCGTGATTTCTCTGTCCAGCTGAAAAAGATAATTGATTCCGGTGCCCGGATTCTTTTCCTTCCGAATAATACCAAGGCGGTTCAGTTACAGGTCGCTCAGGCTCGCAAACTGGGATTCAAAGGGATTCTCATGGGCAGTGATTCGTGGGACTCGATAGAATTGCAGCGAAATCCTCTTTTTAAAAACAGCTACTACACCGACCATTGGATTTTGAATTCGCCCATTCGCGGTGCGGCTTCATTTGAAAAAAGCTACCGAAAAGAAAATGGGGCCGATCCAACTGAGCTTGAGGCCCTGACTTATGACGCGGTAACGAGTCTTTTTGCCTCAGCCAAAATAGCCGGGTCGCTTAATCCCGTGGCAATCCACGATGCTCTGGTGGATATGCCGCCATTTCAGGGAGTGACCGGAACTTTCGATTATAACGACAACGGTGACCCCGATAAAGATGTGATCATCTCGACTTTCCGTAACGGGAAGATAGCTGTACAGAGAGTCATCGATCTGAAATAG
- a CDS encoding hydrogenase maturation nickel metallochaperone HypA, which produces MHEMSIAQSILAIIEEEMEKQPGASLKKVVVGNGALAGVVSDALTFGWEAVTVGTSLQGSVLEVNEIPIKVRCGGCKHEFFPEDKLYMNCPECGLEIGHEVLQGKELQIESIEIDD; this is translated from the coding sequence ATGCACGAAATGTCAATAGCGCAAAGTATACTTGCAATCATTGAAGAGGAAATGGAAAAGCAACCCGGTGCCAGCCTCAAGAAAGTTGTGGTAGGTAACGGAGCGCTTGCTGGAGTAGTCTCTGATGCTCTTACTTTCGGCTGGGAAGCGGTTACCGTGGGAACATCCCTGCAAGGCTCTGTTCTGGAAGTAAACGAAATTCCCATCAAAGTCCGCTGCGGCGGGTGTAAACACGAATTTTTCCCCGAAGACAAACTTTACATGAATTGCCCGGAATGCGGTCTGGAAATTGGTCATGAAGTTCTTCAGGGCAAGGAATTGCAAATCGAAAGCATTGAGATTGACGATTAA
- the mutL gene encoding DNA mismatch repair endonuclease MutL: protein MSIPEIHVLPASLRNQIAAGEVVERPSSVVKELVENSIDAGSTQVDVAVERGGQGFISVKDNGFGIAADELILAVTRHATSKISNVDDLTSITSFGFRGEALPSIASVSRFRMSSCRKGADEGWAIHVQGGDVIEEGPAVIPGGTSVEVRDLFYNVPARLKFLKTETTEARRCNQVMFKIALANVDVGFSFLSNGREQFRLPPRQSLPDRLTVFWPRNICESLLEFSHEAGEMKVHGCAGIPGLAQGRGDRIVMFVNGRPVQDKLLLSAIRGAYKGRLISREYPQAVLFLELPPELVDVNVHPAKMEVRFQDERAVFGIIRNGIGQALSRYELGIVEGAQHQERQPEFPLEREKQEKQLSESVSLPIEPAAKFSSWQEFKNTDFTAMDDGLEGSSKLPDVGLSASETANKYDQNVVHEQHGEYQADDVRIPAPEKSPLNGSGPIYVPGSRIEYLGQVAETYLVLKLPNGSLGLLDQHAAHERVIYENMRSLRTRGESRPLALPVELVLHPSEVQRVQEMWEELHAAGFMLALESGLTLSMRGIPPGLETGEAREYLKAAVDGQAKTLEDLWIMLSCKSAIKANLALALDEALSLLEAWVKCPQREYCPHGRPVLISWSSLEMEKLFKRK from the coding sequence ATGAGCATTCCTGAAATTCATGTCCTCCCTGCTTCTCTGCGCAATCAGATTGCCGCTGGTGAAGTGGTGGAAAGGCCGTCCAGTGTTGTTAAGGAACTGGTGGAAAATTCCATCGATGCGGGCAGCACGCAGGTCGATGTGGCGGTTGAGCGCGGAGGTCAGGGTTTTATCTCTGTCAAAGATAACGGATTCGGCATTGCCGCGGATGAATTGATACTTGCCGTTACCCGTCACGCCACCAGTAAAATTTCTAATGTGGATGATCTTACTTCCATCACCAGTTTCGGTTTTCGTGGTGAGGCTCTGCCCAGTATTGCTTCAGTTTCCCGGTTCAGGATGAGCTCCTGCCGCAAGGGCGCTGACGAGGGCTGGGCTATTCATGTGCAGGGTGGTGATGTAATCGAGGAAGGCCCGGCAGTTATCCCCGGAGGTACCTCGGTGGAGGTGCGGGACCTCTTTTATAATGTCCCTGCCCGGCTTAAATTTCTGAAGACTGAAACGACTGAGGCCCGGCGGTGCAATCAGGTGATGTTCAAGATTGCTCTTGCCAATGTGGATGTCGGTTTTTCTTTTCTATCCAATGGCCGCGAACAGTTCCGCCTTCCGCCGCGACAGTCCCTGCCCGATCGACTGACTGTTTTCTGGCCGCGTAATATTTGTGAATCCCTGCTGGAATTTTCACACGAAGCCGGGGAGATGAAGGTTCACGGTTGTGCGGGAATTCCCGGACTTGCTCAGGGCCGGGGGGACCGCATTGTCATGTTCGTAAACGGTCGCCCGGTGCAGGATAAATTGTTGCTCAGTGCCATCCGGGGCGCGTACAAGGGACGATTGATTTCCCGTGAATATCCGCAGGCTGTGCTTTTTCTGGAGCTGCCGCCGGAGCTGGTTGATGTGAACGTGCATCCTGCAAAGATGGAAGTGCGTTTTCAGGACGAGAGGGCGGTCTTCGGCATTATTCGTAATGGTATTGGGCAGGCCTTGTCCCGCTATGAACTTGGCATTGTAGAAGGTGCCCAGCATCAGGAAAGACAGCCTGAGTTTCCATTGGAACGCGAAAAGCAGGAAAAGCAGTTATCGGAAAGTGTTTCTCTTCCGATAGAACCTGCTGCCAAATTTTCAAGCTGGCAAGAGTTTAAAAACACAGATTTTACGGCCATGGATGACGGCTTGGAAGGATCTTCCAAACTTCCTGATGTCGGTCTCAGTGCATCGGAAACGGCTAATAAATATGATCAGAATGTCGTGCATGAGCAGCATGGGGAGTATCAGGCGGATGACGTTCGCATACCTGCACCTGAAAAATCACCGCTGAACGGCTCCGGTCCCATTTACGTCCCCGGTTCACGCATTGAATATCTGGGGCAGGTGGCTGAAACTTATCTTGTGCTGAAGTTGCCTAACGGATCTCTGGGGTTGCTGGATCAGCATGCCGCCCATGAGCGTGTTATTTATGAGAATATGCGCAGTCTGCGCACCCGTGGTGAATCCCGCCCGCTGGCCCTGCCGGTGGAGCTTGTGCTCCATCCGAGTGAAGTGCAGCGGGTGCAGGAAATGTGGGAGGAATTGCATGCGGCTGGTTTCATGCTCGCTCTTGAATCAGGACTGACACTTTCCATGCGCGGTATTCCCCCGGGACTTGAAACCGGTGAGGCAAGAGAGTACTTAAAGGCAGCGGTGGACGGACAGGCCAAGACTCTTGAAGACCTCTGGATTATGCTTTCCTGCAAATCAGCCATTAAAGCCAATCTTGCGTTGGCGCTTGATGAGGCTTTATCCCTGCTTGAAGCGTGGGTTAAATGTCCGCAGCGGGAGTATTGTCCCCATGGTCGTCCTGTATTGATCAGCTGGTCCTCGCTGGAAATGGAAAAACTTTTCAAACGCAAATAG
- a CDS encoding NifB/NifX family molybdenum-iron cluster-binding protein, with amino-acid sequence MRRYEGRDNNSTLLCLACYGDRLASVFDNAPELKLFRMEDNKICPAGYLSLPSKDPKDRTSAIMTCGATFLICGAICGCTMNEMEQAGVRVIPWISGMIDDVLTAYQQNCLENLVMPGCRGRGRCGQGNRGVRGRRNAQENINPGGPSLNSVAKE; translated from the coding sequence ATGAGAAGATACGAAGGACGCGATAACAATTCTACACTGCTTTGTTTAGCCTGTTATGGAGACAGGCTGGCCTCCGTATTCGACAATGCACCGGAACTTAAGCTGTTCCGGATGGAAGACAATAAAATTTGCCCCGCAGGTTACCTATCCCTTCCCTCAAAAGACCCAAAGGACAGGACATCCGCCATTATGACCTGCGGGGCAACGTTTTTAATATGTGGCGCAATATGCGGTTGCACCATGAATGAAATGGAACAGGCCGGAGTCAGAGTCATTCCCTGGATAAGCGGAATGATCGATGATGTGCTCACGGCCTATCAACAGAACTGTCTGGAAAATCTTGTAATGCCCGGTTGCCGAGGCAGAGGCAGATGCGGACAGGGAAACAGAGGAGTCAGGGGCAGAAGGAACGCGCAGGAAAATATTAATCCCGGCGGACCGTCCTTGAACTCGGTAGCAAAGGAGTAA
- a CDS encoding sigma 54-interacting transcriptional regulator: MKFPSNLPCSAVLDSLADGVFTVDRDWNITFFNEAASRITGIPAEEAVGAKCWDVFHSSLCDGDCALRSCLNDCGRISNKSIFFIHADGRKVPVSISAAPLVDAQGRTLGGVESFRDLTDIQMIRREVEDSWRFEDIIGKSEKLGKVFTILPQVSKSEATVLLLGESGTGKELFARAIHNLSERKHGPFVAVNCGALPDNLLESELFGYKAGAFTDARKDKAGRFELAAGGTIFLDEIGDMPAKLQVKLLRVLQEKTFEPLGAVESVKANVRIVAATNKNLADLVDQGQFRQDLYYRLNVVTLNLPALKDRVEDIPLLINHFVNRLNALQGKDIDGISEDTLHILMRHPYPGNVRELENILEFAFILCPSGFIQVEHLPEYLQPKAKDNTPDADMPMTMEEVKCMAVRRALERNNGKKMATCRELGISKDTLRRTISRCDKLDA, from the coding sequence ATGAAATTCCCCAGTAATCTGCCTTGCTCTGCTGTCCTTGACTCCCTTGCAGACGGGGTCTTCACGGTAGACCGGGATTGGAACATCACTTTCTTCAACGAAGCGGCCAGCCGGATTACCGGTATTCCCGCCGAAGAAGCAGTGGGGGCCAAATGCTGGGATGTGTTCCACTCCAGTCTCTGCGACGGGGACTGCGCCCTGCGGTCCTGCCTGAACGATTGCGGACGAATCTCCAACAAATCCATATTCTTCATTCACGCGGATGGCCGCAAGGTGCCTGTATCCATCAGCGCCGCACCGCTCGTTGATGCACAGGGACGCACACTTGGTGGAGTGGAAAGCTTCCGGGACCTGACGGATATCCAGATGATCCGCCGTGAAGTCGAGGACTCATGGCGCTTTGAAGACATCATCGGTAAAAGCGAAAAACTTGGCAAAGTTTTCACCATACTGCCGCAGGTCAGCAAAAGTGAAGCAACGGTTCTGCTACTAGGTGAATCCGGCACCGGTAAGGAATTGTTCGCCCGGGCTATCCATAATTTAAGTGAACGCAAGCACGGCCCCTTTGTTGCAGTAAACTGCGGCGCCCTGCCCGACAATCTTCTTGAGTCCGAACTTTTCGGTTACAAAGCAGGAGCCTTTACTGATGCCCGCAAGGATAAAGCCGGTCGTTTTGAACTGGCCGCCGGCGGTACCATCTTTCTTGATGAAATCGGGGACATGCCGGCTAAACTGCAAGTGAAGCTGCTGCGGGTGTTGCAGGAAAAAACCTTTGAACCTCTGGGCGCGGTCGAAAGCGTGAAGGCTAATGTACGCATTGTAGCCGCCACCAACAAAAATCTGGCCGACCTGGTGGACCAAGGACAATTCAGGCAGGATCTCTATTACCGCTTAAATGTTGTTACGCTGAATCTCCCCGCACTCAAAGACCGGGTAGAAGACATCCCTCTACTGATCAACCATTTCGTCAACAGACTTAATGCCCTGCAGGGCAAGGATATCGACGGCATTTCCGAAGACACCCTGCATATCCTCATGCGCCATCCGTATCCCGGTAATGTTCGCGAACTGGAGAACATTCTTGAATTCGCCTTTATTCTCTGCCCTTCCGGCTTTATTCAGGTAGAACACCTGCCCGAATATCTACAACCCAAAGCCAAAGACAATACGCCAGACGCCGATATGCCCATGACCATGGAAGAAGTAAAATGTATGGCCGTTCGCCGTGCATTAGAACGCAATAACGGGAAAAAAATGGCAACCTGCCGCGAGCTGGGAATATCCAAAGACACCCTGCGGCGCACCATCTCCCGCTGCGACAAACTGGACGCATAA
- a CDS encoding NifB/NifX family molybdenum-iron cluster-binding protein — MKIAISCQGNDLNGEIDPRFGRAKGFLICDTDADTQEYVDNTQNLNAAQGAGIQAAQNVAATGAKAVLTGHVGPKAFTALDKGSIKVYLIEEGTVAKALADFKAGKLEAAADADKPGHW; from the coding sequence ATGAAAATAGCCATCAGCTGTCAGGGCAACGATCTCAATGGTGAAATCGACCCGCGTTTCGGTCGCGCAAAAGGTTTTCTGATCTGCGACACCGATGCCGATACTCAGGAATACGTTGATAACACTCAAAATCTTAACGCCGCTCAGGGTGCCGGAATTCAGGCAGCTCAAAACGTAGCTGCAACAGGAGCAAAGGCGGTTCTGACCGGACATGTTGGCCCTAAAGCCTTCACCGCGCTCGATAAAGGTTCAATCAAGGTCTATCTCATTGAAGAAGGAACCGTCGCCAAGGCTCTGGCAGATTTCAAAGCCGGTAAGCTTGAAGCTGCCGCCGATGCCGACAAACCCGGGCACTGGTAA
- the hypB gene encoding hydrogenase nickel incorporation protein HypB, whose translation MGEIPVVRNILEANDRIADELKQFFKEKNILCLNLMSSPGSGKTSLLEKTLADLKDEFKMAVIEGDLQTDNDARRVAATGAQAVQINTEGGCHLNSSQVKEALSLIDLEGVDILFVENVGNLVCPAEFNVGEDHKITLLTVTEGDDKPEKYPLMFHISSVMILNKIDLLPYVDFDLEKAQQHARKLNADIALFPLSCRTREGLEGWYEWLRKAREAKK comes from the coding sequence ATGGGTGAAATCCCTGTGGTACGCAATATTCTGGAAGCAAATGACAGAATTGCCGATGAACTGAAACAGTTTTTCAAAGAAAAAAATATTCTTTGCCTCAACCTCATGAGCTCACCCGGGTCCGGTAAAACCAGCCTATTGGAAAAGACCCTCGCGGACCTCAAAGATGAATTCAAGATGGCGGTTATCGAAGGAGACCTGCAAACCGATAACGATGCTCGCAGAGTAGCCGCTACCGGAGCACAGGCTGTACAGATTAACACCGAAGGCGGATGCCATCTCAACTCCAGCCAGGTTAAGGAAGCTCTTTCCCTGATTGATCTCGAAGGGGTGGATATCCTTTTCGTAGAAAATGTGGGCAACCTCGTATGTCCCGCCGAATTCAACGTAGGTGAAGACCACAAAATCACTCTGCTTACTGTAACGGAAGGGGATGATAAACCTGAGAAATATCCCCTCATGTTTCACATTTCATCAGTGATGATCCTCAACAAAATAGATCTTCTGCCCTACGTGGATTTCGACCTTGAAAAAGCGCAGCAGCATGCGCGCAAGCTCAATGCCGACATCGCCCTCTTCCCCCTCTCCTGCCGCACCCGCGAAGGATTGGAAGGGTGGTACGAATGGCTCCGCAAGGCCCGCGAAGCTAAGAAATAA